A region from the Mycobacterium heidelbergense genome encodes:
- the proB gene encoding glutamate 5-kinase has protein sequence MSGQRDTIRTARSLVVKVGTNALTTPSGVFDAGRLAGLAEAIEARMKAGTDVVIVSSGAIAAGIEPLGLSRRPKDLATKQAAASVGQVALVNAWSAAFARYGRTVGQVLLTAHDISVRASHTNAQRTLDRLRALHAVAIVNENDTVATNEIRFGDNDRLSALVAHLVGAEALVLLSDIDGLYDSDPRKVPGARLIPEVGGPADLDGVVAGPGSDLGTGGMASKVSSALLAADAGVPVLLAAAAGAATALTDASAGTVFAARPDRMSARRFWVRYAAEAAGSLTLDEGAVRAVLRQRRSLLAAGISAVSGRFYAGDVVELRGPDATMVGRGVVAYDAAELATMMGRSTSELPGELRRPAVHADDLVAV, from the coding sequence GTGAGCGGGCAGCGCGACACCATCCGAACGGCGCGCAGCCTCGTGGTCAAGGTCGGGACCAACGCGCTGACCACGCCGTCCGGGGTGTTCGACGCCGGCCGGCTGGCCGGGCTGGCCGAGGCGATCGAGGCGCGCATGAAGGCGGGGACCGACGTCGTCATCGTGTCGTCGGGCGCCATCGCCGCGGGCATCGAACCGCTCGGATTGTCGCGTCGCCCAAAGGATTTGGCGACCAAGCAGGCCGCGGCCAGCGTCGGGCAGGTGGCGCTGGTGAACGCCTGGAGCGCGGCGTTCGCCCGGTACGGCCGCACGGTCGGGCAGGTGCTGCTGACCGCCCACGACATTTCGGTGCGCGCCTCCCACACCAACGCCCAGCGCACCCTGGACCGGCTGCGCGCGCTGCACGCGGTGGCGATCGTCAACGAAAACGACACCGTGGCCACCAACGAGATCCGGTTCGGCGACAACGACCGGCTCTCGGCGCTGGTGGCCCACCTGGTCGGCGCCGAGGCCCTGGTGCTGCTCTCCGACATCGACGGGCTCTACGACTCCGATCCCAGGAAAGTGCCCGGGGCGCGGTTGATTCCCGAGGTGGGAGGGCCGGCGGATCTCGACGGCGTGGTCGCCGGTCCGGGCAGCGACCTGGGCACCGGCGGAATGGCGTCGAAGGTGTCGTCGGCGCTGCTGGCCGCCGACGCCGGGGTCCCGGTGCTGCTGGCCGCCGCGGCCGGCGCCGCGACCGCGCTGACCGACGCCTCGGCCGGCACGGTGTTCGCCGCGCGGCCGGATCGGATGTCGGCCCGCCGGTTCTGGGTGCGGTATGCCGCCGAGGCGGCCGGTTCGCTGACGCTTGACGAGGGCGCGGTGCGCGCGGTGCTGCGGCAACGCCGCTCGCTGCTGGCCGCGGGGATCTCCGCGGTGTCGGGCCGGTTCTATGCCGGCGATGTCGTCGAATTGCGCGGACCGGACGCGACCATGGTGGGCCGGGGCGTGGTCGCCTACGACGCGGCCGAACTGGCCACCATGATGGGCCGGTCGACCTCCGAGCTGCCCGGTGAGCTGCGCCGGCCCGCGGTGCACGCCGACGACCTGGTCGCCGTGTAG
- a CDS encoding TetR/AcrR family transcriptional regulator: protein MPSVTRKPQAGRGQGRQQRREQMERRLLDATERLMRDGASFTELSVDRLSTEAGISRASFYIYFEDKGHLLRRLAGQVFADLADGADRWWSVAWRHDPDDVRAAMAGIIESYRRHQPVLVALNEMAAYDPLVGATYRDLLTAITGRMTRVIEDGQADCSIRPELPAATTASALTWMVERACQQNLPAAPDSYDAELAATLAHIIWGALYLKAASA, encoded by the coding sequence ATGCCGTCGGTCACCAGGAAGCCGCAGGCCGGTCGCGGTCAGGGGCGACAGCAGCGGCGCGAGCAGATGGAGCGCCGGTTGCTGGATGCCACCGAGCGGCTGATGCGCGACGGCGCCAGCTTCACCGAGCTCAGCGTGGACCGGCTGTCGACCGAGGCCGGCATTTCGCGGGCCAGCTTCTACATCTACTTCGAGGACAAGGGCCACCTGCTGCGCCGCCTGGCCGGCCAGGTGTTCGCCGACCTCGCCGACGGCGCGGATCGCTGGTGGAGCGTGGCGTGGCGGCACGATCCCGACGACGTCCGCGCCGCGATGGCCGGCATCATCGAAAGCTACCGGCGTCACCAACCGGTGCTGGTCGCGCTGAACGAGATGGCCGCCTATGACCCGTTGGTCGGGGCGACCTATCGCGATCTGCTGACCGCCATCACGGGGCGAATGACCCGCGTCATCGAGGACGGCCAGGCCGACTGCTCCATCCGCCCCGAGCTGCCCGCGGCCACCACCGCCAGCGCGCTGACCTGGATGGTCGAGCGGGCGTGCCAGCAGAATCTCCCCGCCGCTCCCGACTCCTACGACGCCGAGCTGGCCGCGACGCTGGCCCACATCATCTGGGGCGCCTTGTATCTCAAGGCGGCATCGGCTTAA
- a CDS encoding cysteine hydrolase family protein, with amino-acid sequence MSDAVVVVDMMNSYRHPDAERLMPNVGAIVDPLADLVRRARESDGVDLVYVNDNYGDFTAQFSDIVRAAREGARPDLVTPILPPGDCRALTKVRHSAFYSTALAYLLGRLGTTRLIVTGQVTEQCILYTALDAYVRHFRVVIPTDAVAHIDPELGAAALKMMEKNMSAELTTAADCLG; translated from the coding sequence ATGAGTGACGCTGTCGTGGTGGTCGACATGATGAACAGCTACCGCCATCCCGATGCGGAACGACTGATGCCCAATGTCGGCGCGATCGTCGATCCGCTGGCCGATCTGGTCCGGCGCGCGCGCGAATCCGACGGCGTCGACCTGGTGTACGTCAACGACAACTACGGCGATTTCACCGCCCAGTTTTCCGACATCGTCCGCGCCGCGCGCGAGGGGGCGCGGCCCGATCTGGTGACGCCGATCCTGCCGCCGGGGGATTGCCGCGCGCTGACAAAGGTCCGGCACAGCGCATTCTATTCGACGGCGCTGGCGTACCTGCTCGGCCGTCTGGGCACCACGCGGCTGATCGTGACCGGCCAGGTCACCGAGCAGTGCATCCTCTACACGGCGCTCGACGCCTATGTGCGCCACTTCCGCGTCGTGATTCCGACCGACGCGGTCGCCCACATCGACCCCGAGCTGGGTGCGGCGGCGCTGAAGATGATGGAGAAGAACATGTCCGCCGAACTCACGACGGCGGCCGACTGCCTCGGCTGA
- a CDS encoding NAD(+) synthase: MNVHKDFYNSYGQGFVRVAACTHHTTIGDPAANAESVLRLARECHDDGVAVAVFPELTLSGYSIEDIVLQDLLLDDVEAALAGIVASSATLLPVLVVGAPLRHRHRVYNTAVVIHRGAVLGVAPKSYLPTYREFYERRQIAPGDDERGTIRIRDIEAPFGPDLLFAASDLPDFVLHVEICEDMFVPIPPSAEAALAGATVLANLSGSPITIGRAEDRCLLARSASSRCLAAYVYAAAGEGESTTDLAWDGQTMVWENGVLLASSERFPKGERRSVADVDIELLRSERLRMGTFDDNRRHHRASAESFRRIEFRLDPPGGDIGLRREIERFPFVPADPQRLQQDCYEAYNIQVAGLEQRLRALNYPKVVIGISGGLDSTHALIVAARAMDREDRPRGDILAFTLPGFATGDRTKRNAVELCRALGVTFAEIDIRETAQLMLKEIDHPFGRGEKVYDVTFENVQAGLRTDYLFRLANQRGGIVLGTGDLSELGLGWSTYGVGDQMSHYNVNAGVPKTLIQHLIRWVISSGQFESDVCEVLRSVLDTEITPELIPSGEEEELQSSEAKIGPFALQDFSLFHVLRYGFRPSKVAFLAWHAWSDPRQGNWPPGFPEDKRPSYSLKEIRHWLQVFVQRFYSFSQFKRSALPNGPKVSHGGALSPRGDWRAPSDMSARIWLDEIEREVPED; encoded by the coding sequence ATGAACGTTCACAAGGACTTCTACAACAGCTACGGGCAGGGTTTCGTCCGCGTCGCCGCATGCACGCACCACACCACGATCGGCGATCCGGCGGCTAACGCTGAGTCGGTTCTGCGGCTGGCCCGCGAGTGCCACGACGACGGCGTCGCGGTGGCCGTCTTCCCCGAGCTGACGCTGTCCGGCTACTCCATCGAGGACATCGTCCTGCAGGACCTGTTGCTCGACGACGTCGAAGCCGCCCTCGCCGGAATCGTGGCATCGTCAGCGACATTGTTGCCGGTGTTGGTCGTCGGCGCGCCGCTGCGCCACCGGCACCGCGTCTACAACACCGCGGTGGTCATCCATCGCGGGGCGGTGCTCGGTGTGGCGCCCAAGTCGTACCTGCCCACCTACCGCGAGTTCTACGAGCGCCGCCAGATCGCGCCCGGCGACGACGAGCGCGGCACGATCCGGATCCGCGATATAGAGGCCCCGTTCGGCCCCGACCTGTTGTTCGCCGCGTCCGACCTGCCCGACTTCGTGCTGCACGTCGAGATCTGCGAGGACATGTTCGTGCCGATCCCGCCCAGCGCGGAGGCGGCGCTGGCCGGCGCGACGGTGCTGGCGAACCTGTCCGGCAGCCCGATCACCATCGGCCGCGCCGAGGATCGTTGCCTGCTGGCCCGCTCGGCGTCCTCGCGGTGCCTGGCGGCCTACGTCTACGCCGCGGCGGGGGAGGGCGAATCGACGACCGACCTGGCCTGGGATGGCCAGACCATGGTGTGGGAGAACGGCGTGCTGCTCGCCTCATCTGAGCGCTTTCCGAAGGGGGAGCGGCGCAGCGTCGCCGACGTCGACATCGAGCTGCTCCGGTCGGAACGGCTGCGGATGGGGACCTTCGACGACAACCGGCGCCACCACCGCGCGTCGGCGGAGTCGTTCCGGCGCATCGAGTTCCGGCTCGACCCGCCCGGCGGCGACATCGGGCTGCGCCGCGAGATCGAGCGGTTTCCGTTCGTGCCGGCCGATCCGCAACGGCTGCAACAGGATTGCTACGAGGCGTACAACATCCAAGTTGCCGGGCTCGAGCAGCGGTTGCGCGCGCTGAATTACCCCAAGGTCGTCATCGGGATTTCCGGCGGGCTGGACTCCACGCACGCGCTGATCGTGGCCGCCCGCGCGATGGACCGCGAAGACCGGCCCCGCGGCGACATCCTGGCGTTCACGCTGCCCGGCTTCGCCACCGGGGACCGCACCAAGCGCAACGCCGTGGAGCTGTGCCGCGCGCTCGGTGTCACCTTCGCCGAGATCGACATCCGCGAGACCGCGCAGCTGATGCTCAAGGAGATCGACCACCCGTTCGGGCGCGGCGAGAAGGTGTACGACGTCACGTTCGAGAACGTTCAGGCCGGCCTGCGCACGGACTATCTCTTCCGGCTGGCCAATCAGCGCGGCGGCATCGTGCTGGGCACCGGTGACCTCTCCGAGCTGGGGCTGGGTTGGTCGACATACGGTGTCGGCGACCAGATGTCGCACTACAACGTCAACGCCGGCGTGCCCAAGACGCTGATCCAGCATCTGATCCGCTGGGTCATTTCGTCCGGTCAATTCGAATCGGACGTGTGCGAGGTGCTGCGGTCGGTGCTCGACACCGAGATCACCCCGGAGCTCATTCCCAGCGGCGAGGAGGAAGAGCTGCAGAGCAGCGAGGCGAAGATCGGGCCGTTTGCCCTGCAGGACTTTTCGCTGTTTCACGTGCTGCGCTACGGATTCCGCCCGTCGAAGGTCGCGTTCTTGGCGTGGCACGCGTGGAGCGATCCCAGGCAGGGCAACTGGCCGCCCGGATTCCCCGAGGACAAGCGACCGTCGTACTCGCTGAAGGAGATTCGGCATTGGCTGCAGGTGTTCGTGCAGCGCTTCTACTCGTTCAGCCAGTTCAAGCGCTCGGCGCTGCCCAACGGCCCCAAGGTGTCGCACGGCGGCGCGCTGTCGCCGCGCGGCGATTGGCGCGCCCCGTCGGACATGTCGGCGCGCATCTGGCTCGACGAGATCGAACGCGAGGTCCCCGAAGACTAG
- a CDS encoding methyltransferase family protein, producing the protein MLQEAGIIGPVCVLGAAWAQAVGIVVATAGIAATVYAQLEMGDSWRIGVDERETTTLVRTGVFGRIRNPIYTAMLTFGIGIALVTPNPVAFIGFILLVATIHLQVRRVEEPYLSRTHGDAYRAYTASVGRFVPGVGLIR; encoded by the coding sequence ATCCTGCAAGAGGCCGGGATCATCGGGCCCGTCTGCGTGCTCGGCGCGGCGTGGGCCCAGGCCGTCGGCATCGTGGTCGCAACGGCCGGCATCGCGGCGACGGTCTACGCGCAACTCGAGATGGGCGATTCCTGGCGAATCGGGGTGGACGAAAGGGAGACCACCACGCTGGTGCGCACCGGCGTGTTCGGCCGGATCCGCAACCCCATCTACACCGCCATGTTGACCTTTGGCATCGGGATAGCCCTGGTGACGCCGAATCCGGTTGCCTTCATCGGCTTTATCCTGCTGGTCGCCACCATCCATCTCCAGGTCCGCCGCGTCGAGGAGCCGTACCTGTCGCGGACACACGGCGACGCCTATCGCGCCTACACCGCCAGCGTGGGCCGGTTCGTCCCCGGCGTCGGCCTGATTCGCTAA
- a CDS encoding ribokinase, whose protein sequence is MARVCVVGSVNMDLTFNVSSLPRSGETVLASSLTSAPGGKGGNQAVAAARGGARVQFVGAVGDDPAADRLRAHLQTNHVGLDGTVALAGPSGTAVIVVDAGGENTIVVAPGANGQLTLAAGNVREVVAGCDVLLTQLEIPVPTAVAAAREAGSAGAVVIVNASPAGSDRSSLAELASVADVVIANEAEIAEWPWRPTHLVTTLGARGARCVSPDDEFWVPAPAVKAVDTTGAGDVFAGVLAANWPGNPGSRAERLAALQRACAAATLSTLVPGAGDCAPDADAIDAALRT, encoded by the coding sequence ATGGCCAGGGTCTGCGTGGTCGGCAGCGTGAACATGGATCTGACGTTCAACGTCAGCTCCCTTCCACGCTCGGGCGAGACGGTGCTGGCGTCGTCGTTGACCTCCGCGCCCGGCGGCAAGGGCGGCAATCAGGCCGTGGCGGCGGCGCGCGGGGGCGCGCGGGTGCAATTCGTCGGCGCGGTCGGCGACGATCCCGCCGCCGACCGGTTGCGGGCCCACCTGCAGACCAACCACGTTGGGCTGGACGGGACGGTCGCGCTGGCCGGGCCGAGCGGCACCGCGGTCATCGTGGTCGATGCCGGCGGCGAGAACACCATCGTGGTGGCGCCCGGCGCCAACGGGCAGCTGACGCTGGCCGCCGGCAATGTTCGCGAGGTCGTTGCCGGCTGCGATGTGCTGTTGACCCAGTTGGAGATTCCGGTGCCGACGGCGGTGGCGGCCGCGCGCGAAGCCGGTTCCGCCGGGGCGGTCGTCATCGTCAACGCGTCACCGGCCGGCTCGGACCGAAGCTCCTTGGCCGAACTGGCGTCCGTCGCGGACGTGGTGATCGCAAACGAAGCCGAGATCGCCGAATGGCCTTGGCGGCCAACCCACTTGGTGACCACCCTGGGTGCGCGCGGCGCCCGCTGCGTCAGCCCCGACGACGAGTTCTGGGTGCCCGCCCCGGCGGTCAAAGCGGTGGACACCACCGGCGCCGGCGACGTCTTCGCCGGGGTGCTGGCCGCGAACTGGCCAGGCAACCCCGGTTCGCGGGCCGAGCGGCTGGCCGCGTTGCAGCGGGCCTGCGCCGCGGCGACCCTGTCCACGCTGGTGCCCGGCGCCGGTGACTGCGCACCGGATGCGGACGCCATCGACGCGGCGCTGCGAACCTGA
- a CDS encoding adenylate/guanylate cyclase domain-containing protein, whose product MTAVEATDPVPDTETAPASKARRRMRRPLPWNRFRFGIQSKILVAMLLSSILGVAVIGLIGALSGRSALQQVESERLIELRESQRQQVQAMFREVTNSLIVYSGGFSVVEATAALTAGFNQLANATISAAQQQALVNYYDTQMIKPIKQMTGDAIDINAVLPSSNAQKYLQAYYTASPRSGTDSLPVEEADDGSAWSAANARFDFYMRSIVTRFDYRDALLLDMQGNVVYSVMKGPDLGTNIFTGPYRESKLRDAYQKALRSNDVEFVWITDFQPYQPQLDAPTAWVVSPVGMNGKIDGVMALPLPIVKINRIMTANKQWEAAGMGTSTETYLAGADDLMRSDSRLFVEDPKEYRREAINAGTPPDVVEKAIRLGGTTLVQPVATAGLRAAQRGETGVVGATDYTGHRELEAYAPLDIPNSDLHWSILATRDDSDAFARLGRFSKTLVIAVTAMVFAICVASMIIAQAAMRPVRRLEEGTRKISSGDYDINIPVLTRDEIGDLTAAFNEMSRNLAIKEELLNEQRSENNRLLLALMPEPIVRRYREGEATIAQKHQDVTIIFADIVGLDEISNDLPGDELVGIVDELFRQFDSAAETLGVERIRTFHNGYLASCGVITPRLDSIHRSVEFALEMRRIIDRFNSETGHELGLRVGINTGNVISGLVGRSSLVYDMWGGAVSLAYQMHSGAPQPGIYVSSQVYEAMRDARQFTSAGTISVGGTDQTIYRLSER is encoded by the coding sequence TTGACGGCTGTCGAAGCAACGGACCCGGTACCGGACACCGAGACCGCGCCGGCCTCCAAGGCCCGCAGGCGCATGCGGCGGCCGCTGCCGTGGAACCGCTTCCGGTTCGGCATCCAGTCCAAGATCCTGGTGGCAATGCTGCTTTCGAGCATCCTGGGCGTGGCGGTGATCGGTCTCATCGGGGCTTTATCCGGCCGCAGCGCGCTGCAGCAGGTCGAGTCCGAGCGGTTGATCGAGTTGCGCGAGTCGCAGCGGCAGCAGGTGCAGGCGATGTTCCGGGAGGTGACGAATTCGCTGATCGTCTACAGCGGCGGATTCAGCGTCGTCGAGGCTACGGCGGCGCTCACCGCGGGCTTCAACCAATTGGCCAACGCGACGATCAGCGCCGCCCAACAGCAGGCGCTTGTCAACTACTACGACACCCAGATGATCAAACCGATCAAACAGATGACCGGTGACGCGATCGACATCAACGCCGTCTTGCCGAGTTCCAACGCGCAGAAGTACCTTCAGGCGTACTACACGGCGTCGCCCAGGTCGGGCACCGACTCGCTGCCCGTCGAGGAGGCCGACGATGGTAGCGCGTGGTCGGCGGCCAACGCGCGCTTCGATTTCTATATGCGCAGCATCGTCACCCGATTCGACTATCGGGACGCCCTGCTGCTCGACATGCAGGGCAACGTCGTTTACTCCGTGATGAAGGGCCCCGACCTGGGGACCAACATCTTCACCGGTCCGTATCGGGAATCGAAGCTGCGGGACGCGTACCAAAAAGCGCTGCGCTCCAACGACGTAGAGTTCGTCTGGATCACCGACTTTCAGCCGTACCAGCCGCAGCTCGACGCCCCCACGGCGTGGGTGGTGTCGCCCGTCGGCATGAACGGCAAGATCGACGGTGTCATGGCCTTGCCGCTGCCGATCGTGAAGATCAACAGGATCATGACCGCCAACAAACAGTGGGAAGCCGCCGGCATGGGCACGTCCACCGAGACGTATCTGGCGGGCGCCGACGATTTGATGCGTTCCGATTCACGGCTTTTCGTGGAGGACCCGAAGGAATACCGGCGCGAGGCCATCAACGCCGGCACTCCACCCGACGTCGTGGAGAAGGCGATCCGGTTGGGTGGCACGACGCTGGTGCAGCCGGTCGCGACCGCGGGCCTGCGCGCCGCCCAGCGCGGGGAGACCGGGGTCGTCGGCGCCACCGACTACACCGGCCATCGGGAATTGGAAGCCTACGCCCCGTTGGACATTCCCAACTCCGACCTGCACTGGTCGATTCTGGCGACGCGGGACGACTCCGATGCTTTTGCGCGGCTGGGCAGGTTCAGTAAGACGCTCGTCATCGCGGTCACGGCGATGGTCTTCGCCATCTGCGTGGCCTCGATGATCATCGCTCAGGCCGCGATGCGGCCGGTCCGACGCCTTGAGGAGGGCACCCGCAAGATCAGCTCCGGCGACTACGACATCAACATTCCGGTGCTGACGCGCGATGAAATAGGGGATCTCACCGCGGCTTTCAACGAGATGAGCCGGAATCTCGCGATCAAGGAAGAGCTGCTCAACGAGCAGCGCAGCGAGAACAATCGGCTGCTGCTGGCGCTGATGCCCGAGCCCATCGTCCGGCGGTACCGCGAGGGTGAGGCGACCATCGCGCAGAAACACCAGGACGTCACCATCATCTTCGCCGACATCGTCGGTCTCGACGAGATTTCCAACGATCTTCCGGGCGATGAATTGGTCGGCATAGTCGACGAATTATTCCGGCAGTTTGATTCGGCGGCCGAAACCCTTGGCGTCGAACGGATTCGCACGTTCCATAACGGCTACCTGGCCAGTTGCGGGGTCATCACTCCGCGATTGGACAGCATTCACCGAAGCGTCGAGTTCGCCCTCGAAATGCGTCGCATCATCGACCGGTTCAACAGCGAGACCGGTCACGAGCTGGGCCTCCGGGTCGGCATCAACACCGGCAACGTCATCAGTGGGCTGGTGGGCAGGTCGAGCCTCGTCTACGACATGTGGGGCGGCGCGGTGAGCCTGGCCTACCAAATGCACAGCGGCGCACCGCAGCCCGGCATCTATGTCAGCTCTCAGGTGTACGAAGCGATGCGCGACGCGCGGCAGTTCACATCCGCCGGCACGATTTCGGTCGGCGGAACCGATCAGACGATCTACCGATTGTCGGAGCGATGA
- a CDS encoding mechanosensitive ion channel domain-containing protein codes for MNAWHASWFYWAIGIAVGFPVGLILLTEVHHALVRRNSRLARHVGLLRNYLLPLGALLLLVKASQIPAGDVPVRLLTTVFGFLVLVLLLSGLNATMFEAAPEDSWRKRLPVIFLDVGRFTLIGVGLALILSYIWGVRVGGLFTALGVTSVVIGLMLQNSVGQIVSGLFMLFEQPFRLNDWLDTPTGRGRVVEVNWRAVHIDTGSGTRITPNSVLATTSFTNLSRPAGAHKLALTTTFAAADPPDRVCAMLSRVACALPQLKADSAPRSVPVGGAEYRTTIGLDSPADDGAARATFLRWIWYAARREGLHLDDSDDDYSSAERVEKAVRTVVAPALRLNADEQRSLHACARLVRYGADEIVEYAGQVPSGMTFLVAGRVQMTTTADDGSVVAISTLVEGSFLGLTALTRQPNLASAYALEEVTALEIDREHLEHLVMREPVLLQNFGHILEERRRKVRDARRGERVA; via the coding sequence ATGAACGCCTGGCATGCCTCGTGGTTCTACTGGGCGATCGGTATCGCGGTCGGATTTCCGGTCGGGCTGATCCTTCTCACCGAGGTGCACCACGCGCTCGTCCGCAGGAACAGCCGCCTGGCCCGCCACGTGGGCCTGCTGCGCAACTATCTGCTGCCGCTCGGCGCGCTGCTGCTCCTCGTCAAGGCCTCCCAGATCCCGGCCGGCGACGTCCCGGTGCGGCTGCTGACCACGGTGTTCGGCTTCCTGGTGCTGGTGCTGTTGTTGTCGGGGCTCAATGCCACCATGTTCGAAGCCGCGCCCGAGGACAGCTGGCGCAAGCGACTGCCCGTCATTTTTCTCGACGTCGGCCGCTTCACGCTGATCGGCGTCGGCCTGGCTCTGATCCTGTCCTATATCTGGGGCGTCCGGGTCGGAGGCCTGTTCACCGCGCTGGGCGTCACGTCCGTCGTCATCGGCCTGATGCTGCAGAACTCCGTCGGTCAGATCGTGTCGGGGTTGTTCATGCTGTTCGAACAGCCGTTCCGGCTCAACGACTGGCTCGATACACCCACCGGGCGCGGACGCGTCGTCGAGGTGAACTGGCGGGCCGTGCACATCGACACCGGCAGCGGAACACGCATCACGCCGAACTCGGTGCTGGCCACCACGTCGTTCACCAACCTCAGCCGCCCGGCGGGCGCGCACAAATTGGCGCTGACGACCACGTTTGCGGCCGCCGACCCGCCCGACCGGGTCTGCGCGATGCTGTCGCGCGTCGCCTGCGCGCTGCCGCAGCTCAAGGCGGACAGCGCGCCGCGCTCGGTACCCGTCGGCGGCGCCGAGTACCGGACCACCATCGGGCTGGACTCACCCGCCGACGACGGCGCCGCGCGCGCGACGTTTCTGCGCTGGATCTGGTACGCGGCCCGGCGGGAAGGGCTGCACCTCGACGACAGCGACGACGACTACTCGAGCGCCGAGCGTGTGGAGAAGGCGGTGCGCACCGTGGTGGCCCCGGCGTTGCGGCTCAACGCCGACGAACAGCGGTCGCTGCACGCCTGTGCCAGGCTCGTCCGCTACGGCGCCGACGAAATCGTGGAGTACGCCGGTCAGGTGCCTTCGGGGATGACGTTCCTGGTCGCCGGGCGTGTCCAGATGACCACGACCGCCGACGACGGGTCGGTCGTGGCGATCAGCACCCTGGTCGAGGGCTCGTTCCTCGGGCTCACCGCCCTGACCCGGCAACCGAACCTGGCGAGCGCGTACGCGCTCGAGGAAGTCACCGCGCTGGAAATCGATCGCGAACACCTCGAGCATCTCGTGATGCGAGAACCGGTGCTGCTACAGAACTTTGGCCACATCCTCGAGGAGCGGCGAAGAAAGGTGCGGGACGCCCGCCGCGGCGAGCGGGTGGCGTGA
- a CDS encoding glutamate-5-semialdehyde dehydrogenase → MSVQAPSRPDLRGEVHNAARRARVASRALALLPTAAKDAALQSAADAIGAHTDRILAANAEDLAAARAAGTPAAMLDRLALDSTRVDGIAAGLRQVAGLPDPVGEVLRGYTLPNGLHLRQQRVPLGVVGMIYEGRPNVTVDAFGLALKSGNAVLLRGSSSAAQSNRALVDVLRASLVGEDLPADAVQLLSSNDRATVTHLIQARGLVDVVIPRGGASLIDAVVRDAQVPTIETGVGNCHVYVHEGADLDVAERILLNSKTRRPSVCNAAETLLVDAAISGEAVPRLVGALQDAGVTVHLDAGEDDLRREYLSMDIAVAVVDGVDAAIAHINEYGTGHTEAIVTTNMAAAQRFSDGVDAAAVMINASTAFTDGEQFGFGAEIGISTQKLHARGPMGLPELTSTKWIAWGDGQIRL, encoded by the coding sequence ATGAGTGTGCAAGCTCCATCGCGTCCTGACCTGCGCGGCGAGGTCCATAACGCCGCGCGCCGAGCCCGGGTCGCCAGCCGCGCGCTGGCGTTGTTGCCGACGGCCGCCAAGGACGCGGCGCTGCAGTCCGCGGCAGACGCGATAGGCGCCCACACCGACCGGATCCTGGCGGCCAACGCCGAAGACCTTGCGGCCGCCCGGGCCGCCGGCACGCCGGCGGCGATGCTCGACCGGTTGGCCCTGGACTCCACGCGCGTCGACGGGATCGCCGCCGGTCTGCGGCAGGTCGCCGGGCTGCCCGACCCGGTCGGCGAGGTGCTGCGCGGCTACACCCTGCCCAACGGGTTGCACCTGCGCCAGCAGCGGGTTCCGCTCGGCGTGGTCGGCATGATCTACGAGGGCCGGCCCAACGTCACCGTTGACGCCTTCGGTTTGGCGCTCAAGTCGGGCAATGCCGTGCTGCTGCGCGGAAGTTCGTCGGCGGCACAGTCCAACCGGGCGCTCGTCGACGTGTTGCGCGCGTCGCTGGTCGGCGAGGACCTGCCCGCCGACGCCGTTCAACTGCTGTCGTCGAACGATCGCGCCACGGTCACCCACCTGATCCAGGCCCGCGGCCTGGTCGACGTGGTGATCCCCCGCGGCGGAGCGAGCCTGATCGACGCGGTGGTGCGCGACGCGCAGGTGCCCACCATCGAGACCGGCGTCGGCAACTGTCACGTCTACGTGCACGAGGGCGCCGACCTCGACGTGGCGGAACGGATCCTGCTCAACTCCAAGACCCGTCGGCCCAGCGTCTGCAACGCCGCCGAGACGCTGCTGGTCGACGCCGCCATCTCCGGGGAGGCCGTGCCCAGGCTGGTGGGCGCCCTGCAAGACGCCGGGGTCACGGTGCATCTCGACGCGGGAGAGGACGACTTGCGCCGCGAATACCTGTCGATGGACATCGCGGTGGCGGTGGTCGACGGCGTCGACGCCGCGATCGCCCACATCAACGAGTACGGCACCGGACACACCGAGGCCATCGTCACCACGAATATGGCTGCGGCGCAACGATTCAGCGACGGGGTCGATGCCGCCGCGGTGATGATCAACGCGTCGACGGCGTTCACCGACGGTGAGCAGTTCGGCTTCGGCGCCGAGATCGGCATCTCGACGCAGAAGCTGCATGCGCGCGGACCGATGGGGTTGCCGGAATTGACCTCGACCAAGTGGATCGCGTGGGGAGACGGGCAGATCCGATTGTGA